Part of the Nocardioides perillae genome is shown below.
AGCGCGGCATCCGGAACTACAGCATGGACACGAGCCCGCTCAACTACTCCGACCTCGAGTACGACGCCAACGGCACCACCTCGCCGCACGCCGACGGCGAGATCTGGAGCGCGGTCAACTTCGACATCAGCGAGGCGCTCAACCGGGTGTACGACGGGCAGTTCCCGTCGTCCGACGACGCGCTGCAGCGCCGGTGCGCCGCCGGCACGCTGCCGGCCGACGAGTGCCCCGGCAACCGCCGCTGGGCGCAGATCATGTTCGACGGCCTGCTGCTGACCCCGACCGGCTCGACGATGCTCGACTCGCGCGACGCGATGCTCGCCGCCGACCGGCTCCGTTTCGACGGGGCCAACCAGGAGGCCATGTGGCGGGCCTTCGCCGCCCGCGGCATGGGCGAGTCGGCCACCTCGACCGGCCCGGACGACCGCGAGCCGGTGCCCGGCTGGTCCTCGCCGCTCAGCGCCGACGAGGCGACCGTGCGGTTCGTGACGGTCGGGCCCGACGGTGCGGCTGTCCCGGCCACCGTCTACACCGGCGTCTACGAGGCGCGGATCAGCCCCACCGCCGACACCGACGGCGAGACCGCCACCTCCGACACCGTCGCCTTCGTGCCCGGCACGTACGACTTCCTCGTGCAGGCGGAGGGCTTCGGCGCCACCCGCGTCAGCCGCACCTTCGCCCCCGGTGAGCAGGTCGTGGTCGAGGTGCCGCTGCAGCGCAACCTCGCCTCGGTGCACAACGGCGCCACCGTCGCCGGTGACGGCGTCAACCTCACCTCCCTCGTCGACGACACCGAGACCACCAACTGGGCCTCGCTGACCTCCGTCGGCACCGCCAGCGAGGGCAAGGGCGAGGGTCGGCAGGTCGAGGGCCGTCAGGTCACGGTCGAGCTGGCCGACACCCCGGTGGCCATCGACCGGGTGCAGGTGAGCGCCGCGCTGCGGCCCACCGACCCCGCGAACACCGACGACCCGGGCTCGCAGAGCCGCTTCTCGGCGCTGCGGTCCTTCGACATCCTGGTCTGCGACGCCACCGTCAACGGCAACACCTGCACCGACGACCAGTCGGAGTTCTCGATCGTCTACCGCAGCAGCGCCGACGCCTTCCCCGGCGTGCGGCCGCGGCCGACGGCGCCCGACCTCACGCTGCGCGGCTTCGACGTCACCGATGCCCGGGCCACGCACGTGCGGATCCGGGTGCGCGACAGCCAGTGCACCGGCGGCCCGCTCTACAGCGGCGAGGCCAACCCGGTGAACGACCCGGTCTTCAGCAACCCCGACTGCGACAGCCTCGAGAGCACCCCCGACCGGCAGGTCCTGAGCCCGCCCTTCGACCTCGTGCGCATCTCCGAGCTGCAGGTCTTCGGGCCGCCGCCGGCGGCGGTGACGACCGTGACCAAGGGGAAGGTGAAGCCGCGGCGCTCCCGCTGAGGACGCGCAGCCGCGGATCCCGCGGCACCGCTGCGGGCCCACCGAGGTGACCCACCGGGCGGGCGCGGCCGTGACCACGGCCGCGCCCGCTCGTTGCTCCGGTGTCCCGCACGCCCGCTCGACCACGAGGTTGTCCCATGCGCCGGCCCCGCCCCGCCCGTCCGCTGACCGCCCGCACGCAGGCCCGCACGCGCGTCCGGGCCGCGGTGGCCGCGGCCCTCGGCAGCCTCGTCGCCGCCCTGGCGCCGGCACCCGCGGCCCACTCCTCCGAGGGCCAGGTGCCCGTCGGCGACGTGCGCCGGATGGTCTTCGTCGGCAACAACTGGGACGGCACGGTCGACGTGCTGCGGCCGGGCACGCTGGAGCGGGTGGCGCGGCTGGACGCGGTGCCGGACCTCGACGAGCGGATGCAGGAGATCGCGACCAACCCGCAGCGGCTGGCGTTCTTCCTCGCGATCCGCGAGGCGATCGGCGAGGGCAACGACCAGTTCGTCGACGACATGTACTCCTCCAACGACGGGCGCACGCTGGTCATCAGCCGGCCGTCGTTCGCCGACGTGGTGGCCCTCGACCTGCGCACCGGCGACATCCGCTGGCGCTTCGCCGTCGACGGCGAGCGCTCCGACCACATGGCGCTCTCGCCCGACGGCAAGCGGGTCGCGGTCAGCGCCTCGACCGGCAACGTCGTGCACATCCTGCGCGTGGCCGACGGCACGGAGGTCGCGGCGGTGCCGTCCGGCGGCTCGCCCCACGAGAACGTCTACTTCGACGGCGGTCGCAAGATCCTGCACGCGAGCATCGGCATGGTCTACAGCCCGCTCGACCAGCCCGAGCTCGACGCCACCAAGCAGGAGCGCGTCTTCCAGGTCATCGACGCGCGCACCAACCGGGTCGTCCGCCGCATCGACGTGCGCCGCTCCCTCGACCAGGCCGGCCTCACCCGCCTCTCCCACGCCGTGCGCCCGCTGACCCTCTCGCCCGACGAGCGCACCGTGTGGTTCCAGGTGTCGTTCTTCCACGGCTTCCTGCAGATGGACCTGCGCACCGGCCGCATCACGCGCGTGCGCCGCCTGCCCAACCTGGTGCCGGACCTTCCGCGCGAGGCCTACCTCCTCGACTCGGCCCACCACGGCATCGCGGTCGACCCCACCGGCCGCAAGCTGTGCGTCGCCGGCACGATGTCGGACTACGCCACCGTCGTGCGCCGCGACGACCTGACCCGCGGACCGCTGCTCAAGGGCGGCACCAAGCCCTACTGGGTCACCCCCAGCGCCGACGGCCGCTTCTGCTACATCTCCTGGTCGGGCACCGACGCGGTCTCGCAGATCTCCTACCGCACCGGCCGGATCGCCAAGACCGTGCGCGTCGGCGACCACCCGCAGCGCATCCGCAACGGCTTCGTCGCCGCCTCGCTCGTGCGCGGCCTGCGGTCGCTGGGCGGCTGACCGGGCGCTGCAGGAGTCACCGGTCGACCGGTGACTCCTGCACTTGTGGCCCGAGAACTCGGGCCACAAGTGACAGTCTCACCGGTCAGCCGGTGACTCCGACAGCCACGGCGAGGCGTACGGCGGGGGTCAGCGCAGCAGGGTCGCGAGGCGGGTGAGCCCCTCCTCGACGTCGGAGGTCGGGCCCGCGAAGCTGAAGCGCAGCCACCGGGAGCCGTCGGCGGTGTCGAAGTCGACGCCCGGCGCGGTGGCGACGCCGGTCTCGGCGAGCAGCCGGTGGCAGAAGGCCATCGAGTCGTCGGTGAGGTGGCCGACGTCGGCCCAGGCGTAGAAGGCGCCGTCGGCGGGGGCGAGCCGGGTCAGCCCCAGCGAGGCGAGGCCGTCGAGCAGCAGCGCCCGGTTGGCGGCGTAGCGCGCGACGTGGCCGTCGAGCTCGGCGTAGGACTCGTCGCTGAAGGCCTGGACGCAGGCCCACTGCGCGACCACCGGCGGGCAGATCGTGAAGTTGCCGGTCAGCACCTCGACGGCGCGCCGCAGCCGCTCGGGCACCAGCATCCAGCCG
Proteins encoded:
- a CDS encoding YncE family protein — encoded protein: MRRPRPARPLTARTQARTRVRAAVAAALGSLVAALAPAPAAHSSEGQVPVGDVRRMVFVGNNWDGTVDVLRPGTLERVARLDAVPDLDERMQEIATNPQRLAFFLAIREAIGEGNDQFVDDMYSSNDGRTLVISRPSFADVVALDLRTGDIRWRFAVDGERSDHMALSPDGKRVAVSASTGNVVHILRVADGTEVAAVPSGGSPHENVYFDGGRKILHASIGMVYSPLDQPELDATKQERVFQVIDARTNRVVRRIDVRRSLDQAGLTRLSHAVRPLTLSPDERTVWFQVSFFHGFLQMDLRTGRITRVRRLPNLVPDLPREAYLLDSAHHGIAVDPTGRKLCVAGTMSDYATVVRRDDLTRGPLLKGGTKPYWVTPSADGRFCYISWSGTDAVSQISYRTGRIAKTVRVGDHPQRIRNGFVAASLVRGLRSLGG